The proteins below are encoded in one region of Halalkalicoccus jeotgali B3:
- a CDS encoding DUF5794 domain-containing protein — MSSSRHPVALRLERALGLREAVSGPAKLLAIVMFLPLIDGIFPALILAGGIDSVAGILQVGLLVFGGSAVLAVILAEMDDAPKEQMKVVLLVAAGLIPLAALEATLAPTIASVIDLAIFERFAALVIVAIAAKTASARIGEYLPSPAVIVGLGFVASVDPSGFEVVVLPDPALVGRAVAAAGVGVAFALVVALASPWLRQNLDIDSFRFGSAVALGVLPLALLGVVFEQAPLAVLIVAGVLAFDPADGIGGPAPDGAAADGGTDEERNGSDRGQAPEREREPWL, encoded by the coding sequence ATGAGTAGCTCCCGACACCCCGTCGCGCTCAGACTCGAACGGGCGCTCGGTCTCCGGGAGGCGGTTTCGGGCCCCGCGAAGCTGCTTGCGATCGTGATGTTCCTCCCGCTGATCGACGGGATCTTCCCGGCGCTGATACTGGCCGGCGGGATCGACTCAGTCGCGGGGATCCTGCAGGTCGGCCTGCTGGTCTTCGGTGGCAGTGCGGTGCTTGCGGTGATCCTCGCGGAGATGGACGACGCCCCGAAAGAACAGATGAAGGTCGTCCTCCTCGTCGCGGCCGGGCTGATACCGCTCGCCGCACTGGAGGCCACGCTTGCGCCGACCATCGCGAGCGTGATCGATCTCGCGATCTTCGAGCGCTTTGCCGCACTGGTCATCGTCGCCATCGCCGCCAAGACCGCAAGCGCCCGGATCGGCGAGTATCTCCCCTCGCCGGCCGTGATCGTCGGCCTCGGGTTCGTCGCGAGTGTCGATCCCTCTGGCTTCGAGGTCGTCGTTTTGCCCGATCCTGCGCTGGTCGGCCGGGCGGTCGCGGCCGCCGGCGTCGGCGTCGCCTTCGCGCTCGTCGTTGCGCTCGCTAGCCCGTGGCTGCGCCAGAACCTCGATATCGACTCGTTTCGCTTCGGGAGCGCGGTCGCACTCGGCGTCCTCCCGCTTGCGCTGTTGGGGGTCGTCTTCGAGCAGGCGCCCCTCGCAGTGTTGATCGTCGCCGGCGTGCTCGCGTTCGACCCCGCCGACGGGATCGGCGGACCAGCACCCGACGGCGCCGCCGCGGACGGCGGAACCGACGAGGAGCGAAACGGGTCCGACCGCGGGCAGGCACCCGAACGCGAGCGCGAACCCTGGCTGTAG
- a CDS encoding DUF5795 family protein, with product MSQNRVVEGRMVNAVRLAELIEGERPMEATEIEDAERTCPDCGGDVLQVGYMPSVSEFVTGYKCQNCEWHETDRE from the coding sequence ATGAGCCAGAACCGCGTCGTCGAGGGTCGCATGGTCAACGCCGTGCGACTCGCCGAACTCATCGAGGGCGAGCGACCGATGGAGGCCACGGAGATCGAGGACGCCGAGCGCACGTGTCCCGACTGTGGCGGGGACGTCCTGCAGGTGGGCTACATGCCGAGCGTCAGCGAGTTCGTCACCGGCTACAAGTGCCAGAACTGCGAGTGGCACGAGACCGACCGGGAGTAA
- a CDS encoding acyltransferase, which produces MLRALERQLVENPVTNALLFNDLTGSVGQFFEAARYRREYARYRNDYDIDRTFEFNGPGILLYGDGGIELGANSYIGRHSRLQAEGGTVRIGENTAVSHFVFCYTRNRIADQDMSTAPNTNDGLAVSEGDTAIGDHCWIGAFAFLTEGVSVGQNTVVGANAVVTDDLPPHAIAAGVPARVRRFKSHLSEEETRALAAEHEVVLADDLADAYR; this is translated from the coding sequence ATGCTCCGCGCACTCGAACGGCAGTTGGTCGAGAACCCCGTGACGAACGCGCTGTTGTTCAACGACCTGACTGGGTCCGTCGGCCAGTTCTTCGAGGCGGCCCGCTATCGACGGGAGTACGCCCGCTACAGGAATGACTACGACATCGACCGGACCTTCGAGTTCAACGGGCCGGGGATCCTCCTGTACGGCGACGGCGGAATCGAACTGGGGGCGAACTCCTACATCGGGCGCCACTCGCGGCTTCAGGCCGAGGGCGGGACGGTCCGGATCGGCGAGAACACGGCCGTGAGTCACTTCGTGTTCTGTTATACGCGAAACCGGATCGCCGATCAGGACATGAGCACCGCGCCCAACACCAACGACGGCCTCGCGGTTAGCGAGGGCGATACCGCGATCGGGGATCACTGCTGGATCGGAGCGTTCGCGTTTCTGACCGAGGGCGTCTCGGTCGGGCAAAACACCGTCGTCGGTGCGAACGCGGTGGTTACTGACGATCTCCCACCTCACGCCATCGCGGCCGGTGTGCCCGCACGCGTCCGCCGGTTTAAGTCCCACCTCTCCGAGGAGGAGACCCGAGCGCTCGCGGCCGAGCACGAGGTCGTCCTCGCGGACGATCTCGCTGACGCGTATCGGTGA
- a CDS encoding carboxylate--amine ligase, whose protein sequence is MNKVLVLDSHGHSALSIVRSLGRHDVSVTAGADSTFALGPQSKYAADSYVYPDPDVDCYAFLDHLTDHLTDEDYAAVVPATDKTTALLARHKVDLERTGTKVATEDWETFSLAYDKSRTFDIVEGLDVPAPTTVAPTSPADLDRIRGDLSYPVVVKSRSKSIWTEDGTHELSRVDDSHYADSPDELDSVYRTISESSAAFEAHPPLIQEYVPGETQTTVVLADRGEVLVHFQERRLRTDPPSGGNSTLLSGVRNRRMFEHARELIEALEWTGPAQVEFMRTPGGQYRLIEMNGRYWGSLPLAINSGVDFPWYHYQLLRGERPDPPPTYRTDVLQRRLLYGDINWLGHHLAEGNVGAVGPFLRAFVGPKHTFVSVDDPRPTAVALGEAALVGTRRCGAATGSKLRERRRNVIRDDVPVVD, encoded by the coding sequence ATGAACAAGGTACTCGTACTCGACAGCCACGGACACTCGGCCCTCAGCATCGTTCGATCGCTCGGACGACACGACGTCAGCGTCACCGCCGGGGCGGACAGCACGTTCGCTCTCGGGCCGCAATCGAAATACGCCGCCGATAGCTACGTCTATCCGGACCCCGACGTCGATTGTTACGCCTTTCTGGATCACCTGACGGACCATCTGACCGACGAGGACTACGCCGCCGTCGTCCCGGCGACGGACAAGACGACGGCGCTTCTCGCACGGCACAAGGTCGACCTCGAACGGACCGGGACGAAAGTCGCCACCGAGGACTGGGAGACCTTCTCGCTCGCGTACGACAAATCGAGGACGTTCGATATCGTCGAGGGACTCGACGTTCCGGCACCCACGACGGTCGCACCGACGTCGCCGGCCGACCTCGACCGGATACGGGGGGATCTCTCGTATCCGGTCGTAGTGAAATCCCGCAGCAAGAGCATCTGGACCGAGGACGGCACCCACGAACTGAGCCGCGTCGACGACTCCCATTACGCCGACTCGCCCGACGAACTCGACAGCGTCTACCGGACGATATCCGAGTCGAGCGCGGCCTTCGAGGCACACCCGCCGTTGATTCAGGAGTACGTTCCGGGCGAGACCCAGACCACGGTCGTGCTGGCGGATCGGGGCGAGGTTCTGGTCCACTTCCAGGAGCGGCGACTGCGGACCGACCCCCCGAGCGGCGGGAACTCGACGCTTCTGTCGGGCGTTCGAAACCGGCGGATGTTCGAGCACGCTCGTGAGTTGATCGAGGCCCTCGAGTGGACCGGGCCGGCACAGGTCGAGTTCATGCGCACGCCCGGGGGCCAGTACCGGCTCATCGAGATGAACGGTCGCTACTGGGGCTCGCTCCCGCTTGCGATCAACAGCGGCGTCGACTTCCCGTGGTATCATTACCAACTCCTGCGGGGCGAGCGACCGGACCCGCCGCCGACGTACCGAACCGACGTACTACAGCGACGACTGTTGTACGGCGACATCAACTGGTTGGGTCATCACCTCGCGGAAGGGAACGTCGGGGCGGTCGGACCGTTCCTACGGGCATTCGTCGGGCCGAAACACACCTTCGTCTCGGTCGACGACCCCCGTCCGACCGCCGTCGCCCTCGGCGAGGCTGCCCTCGTGGGCACTCGTCGATGCGGTGCGGCGACGGGTTCGAAACTCCGCGAGCGCCGGCGGAACGTGATCCGGGACGACGTCCCGGTCGTCGACTGA
- a CDS encoding Single-stranded DNA binding protein, with protein sequence MSVDERAEALASDLGIDKEEVKQDLENLVSYSVPMDEAVQSLRRKYGGASTGSEPESKAIGEITTADSNVTVTARVLTAGKRSIRYQGNEQVITEGVLADSSGSIDYTAWEEFGLSPGDTVTAGNAGVREWDGHPELNLGESTSLAFEDETLDVPHEIGGERDLVGVEPGDRGLTVEARILEVETRTIDGRDGETEILSGVLGDESARLPFTDWEPREEIREGADLRFENVYIREFRGAPSVNCSEFTTVSALDREIAVSDSAPRKPIGEAVESGGAFDVELVGTIVAVRDGSGLIQRCPECGRMVQKGQCRSHGQVEGEDDLRVKAILDDGTGTVTAILGTELTREIYGGDIDDAREQARDAMDQEVVADSIRETLVGREYAVRGSLSIDEYGANLNASEFHEVTEPPAERATALLAEVSE encoded by the coding sequence ATGAGCGTAGACGAACGTGCCGAGGCGCTCGCCTCCGACCTCGGTATCGACAAAGAGGAGGTCAAACAGGATCTCGAAAACCTCGTTTCCTACAGCGTGCCGATGGACGAGGCCGTCCAGAGTCTCCGCCGGAAGTACGGCGGCGCCTCGACGGGGAGCGAACCCGAATCGAAGGCTATCGGCGAGATCACGACCGCAGACAGCAACGTCACCGTCACCGCCCGCGTGCTGACGGCCGGGAAACGCTCGATCCGCTATCAGGGTAACGAGCAGGTGATCACCGAAGGCGTGCTCGCGGATTCAAGCGGCTCCATCGACTACACCGCCTGGGAGGAGTTCGGCCTCTCGCCCGGCGATACGGTCACGGCGGGTAACGCCGGGGTACGGGAGTGGGACGGCCACCCCGAACTCAACCTGGGCGAATCGACGTCGCTCGCCTTCGAGGACGAGACTCTCGACGTGCCCCACGAGATCGGTGGCGAACGCGATCTCGTAGGCGTCGAACCGGGCGACCGGGGGCTGACAGTCGAGGCCCGTATCCTCGAAGTCGAGACCCGGACCATCGACGGACGGGACGGCGAGACCGAGATCCTCTCGGGCGTGCTCGGCGACGAGAGCGCCAGACTGCCGTTTACCGACTGGGAACCACGCGAGGAGATCCGCGAGGGTGCCGACCTGCGCTTCGAGAACGTCTACATCCGCGAGTTCAGGGGCGCCCCCTCGGTCAACTGTTCCGAGTTCACGACCGTCTCGGCGCTCGACCGGGAGATCGCGGTCAGCGACTCGGCCCCCCGAAAACCCATCGGCGAGGCGGTCGAAAGCGGCGGGGCGTTCGACGTCGAGTTAGTCGGAACGATCGTCGCCGTGCGCGACGGCTCGGGACTCATCCAGCGCTGTCCCGAGTGCGGTCGAATGGTTCAGAAGGGGCAGTGTCGCAGCCACGGGCAGGTCGAGGGCGAGGACGACCTCCGGGTGAAGGCGATCCTCGACGACGGAACCGGTACCGTGACCGCGATCCTGGGGACCGAGCTGACCCGCGAGATCTACGGCGGGGACATCGACGACGCGCGCGAGCAGGCCCGCGATGCGATGGACCAGGAGGTCGTCGCGGATTCGATCCGCGAGACGCTCGTCGGTCGGGAGTACGCAGTGCGGGGCTCGCTGAGCATCGACGAGTACGGCGCGAACCTCAACGCGAGCGAATTCCACGAGGTCACAGAACCGCCGGCCGAGCGTGCTACGGCGCTGCTCGCGGAGGTGAGCGAATGA
- a CDS encoding 2,5-diamino-6-(ribosylamino)-4(3H)-pyrimidinone 5'-phosphate reductase, which yields MDVVVNAATSADGKLSNRRREQIAISGPDDFDRVDDLRAESDAVMVGVGTVLADDPHLTVDESTSAVRTERGEPPQPARVVADSRARTPPDARILDGVARTYLLVSEAAPTERVERLEAQDARVITVGDDRVDLEDGFETLATEGIDRLLVEGGGELIFSLFEADLVDELSVFVGPTIIGGREAPTLADGDGFVEGFPELSLESVERLDRGVVLRWRV from the coding sequence ATGGACGTCGTCGTCAACGCCGCGACCAGCGCCGACGGGAAGCTCTCGAACCGACGGCGCGAACAGATCGCGATCAGCGGCCCCGACGATTTCGACCGGGTCGACGACCTCCGGGCCGAATCCGACGCCGTCATGGTCGGGGTCGGGACCGTGCTGGCCGACGATCCCCACCTCACGGTCGACGAGTCCACCAGTGCGGTCCGTACCGAACGCGGCGAACCACCCCAGCCCGCCCGAGTCGTCGCGGACTCGCGGGCGCGCACGCCGCCCGATGCGAGGATCCTCGACGGGGTGGCCAGAACTTACCTGCTCGTGAGCGAGGCCGCCCCCACGGAACGGGTCGAACGCCTCGAAGCACAGGATGCGCGGGTCATCACGGTAGGTGATGACCGGGTCGATCTCGAAGACGGGTTCGAAACGCTCGCCACCGAAGGTATCGACCGCCTCCTGGTCGAGGGCGGGGGCGAGCTCATCTTCTCGCTGTTCGAGGCCGATCTGGTCGACGAACTCTCGGTGTTCGTCGGCCCGACGATCATCGGCGGGCGCGAGGCGCCGACGCTGGCAGACGGTGACGGGTTCGTCGAAGGGTTCCCGGAGCTGTCGCTCGAATCGGTCGAGCGGCTCGATCGCGGTGTCGTGCTCCGCTGGCGCGTCTGA
- a CDS encoding lysylphosphatidylglycerol synthetase family protein — protein sequence MRDSPLLRSALTVLKVLFALVVFGVALVALYREFRLVSPEGFLHGVEAYSPVVLVGAVGLTAATYATLIGFDVLGFRYIERPHAIRRVALPSFVSLAVSNNVGISFVVGGSIRYRIYATFGVSAGDAARIVAFSFVANWLGFFALFGPLVLVDPTVIEPAGVGDGRVLGVALLALVAGYVFISGRWDAIGRGRIRMVVPSRRFAIGQLLLGACNWLFTSAILLVFLSPSLSEVTTVLAAILGAQFVGAVAPVPGGLGALEATFLALRPDSIPLPTAVLALLVYRLFYYLLPLAVAVVIVGVRLGIDRRSNEIGDLNAFGTWAAQTVPDLLAGVTTVAGAILVLVGVLPDGVTRLAPLDRLLPLSVVEASHLVSILLGVGLLVLARGLQLRLRRAHTWTVVLLTAGAALSMLRRGDYAVAIVFTGVLLSVVPARAHFSDRLRPDDTWITPEWLATVAIVAAAALWLGIVVYQSPSVADQLGALPPRAVRRLGAVVLAVLAIACVVLWRIALRGGRSADRTRRPR from the coding sequence ATGCGAGACAGCCCGCTACTCCGTTCGGCCCTCACCGTCCTCAAGGTGCTGTTCGCACTCGTCGTCTTCGGGGTCGCTCTCGTCGCGCTCTACCGGGAGTTCAGGTTGGTCTCCCCCGAGGGGTTCCTTCACGGCGTCGAGGCCTACAGTCCGGTCGTCCTCGTCGGGGCCGTCGGATTGACCGCCGCAACGTACGCGACCCTAATCGGGTTCGACGTCCTCGGGTTTCGGTATATCGAGCGGCCCCACGCGATTCGTCGGGTCGCGCTTCCCTCGTTCGTCAGTCTGGCGGTGAGCAACAACGTCGGCATCTCGTTCGTCGTCGGCGGATCGATCCGGTACCGGATTTACGCCACGTTCGGCGTCTCCGCGGGCGACGCCGCGAGGATCGTCGCCTTCTCCTTCGTCGCGAACTGGCTGGGGTTCTTCGCGCTGTTCGGCCCCCTGGTACTCGTCGATCCGACCGTGATCGAACCGGCGGGCGTCGGCGACGGTCGCGTTCTAGGAGTCGCGTTGCTCGCCTTGGTCGCCGGGTACGTGTTCATCAGCGGGCGATGGGACGCGATCGGTCGCGGACGAATTCGAATGGTCGTCCCGTCGCGGCGGTTCGCGATCGGACAGTTGCTGCTCGGAGCGTGCAACTGGCTGTTTACGAGCGCCATCCTGCTCGTCTTCCTCTCGCCATCACTCTCCGAGGTCACGACCGTCCTAGCCGCCATCCTCGGTGCCCAGTTCGTCGGCGCGGTCGCTCCCGTTCCCGGCGGTCTGGGCGCGCTAGAGGCGACGTTTCTCGCGCTCCGGCCGGACTCGATCCCGCTCCCGACGGCGGTGCTGGCGCTGTTGGTGTACCGCCTGTTCTACTACCTGCTCCCGCTCGCCGTCGCCGTCGTGATCGTCGGCGTACGGCTCGGCATCGACCGACGTTCGAACGAGATCGGCGACCTCAACGCGTTCGGGACGTGGGCGGCGCAAACGGTCCCGGATCTCCTGGCCGGCGTGACGACCGTTGCCGGGGCGATACTGGTTCTCGTGGGTGTGTTACCCGATGGGGTGACGCGACTCGCGCCGCTGGATCGGCTGCTTCCCCTGTCGGTCGTCGAGGCGTCGCATCTCGTCTCGATCCTCCTCGGTGTCGGATTGCTCGTTCTCGCTCGCGGGCTGCAGCTTCGACTTCGGAGGGCACACACCTGGACGGTAGTGCTGCTCACGGCGGGGGCGGCCCTCTCGATGCTTCGACGCGGCGATTACGCGGTTGCGATCGTCTTCACGGGGGTGTTGCTGTCGGTCGTTCCCGCACGTGCTCACTTCTCCGATCGGTTGCGACCGGACGATACGTGGATTACCCCCGAGTGGCTCGCCACCGTGGCGATCGTCGCGGCGGCCGCGCTCTGGCTCGGAATCGTCGTCTATCAATCGCCATCCGTAGCCGATCAGTTGGGCGCTCTCCCTCCGCGTGCGGTTCGACGTCTCGGTGCAGTCGTGTTGGCCGTCCTCGCCATCGCCTGTGTCGTCCTCTGGAGGATCGCTCTCCGTGGGGGGCGGTCGGCAGACCGAACTCGCCGACCGCGGTAG
- a CDS encoding DUF4397 domain-containing protein: MPQRSGISRRRFVQLGGGVAVVGLAGGFASADNHSDDQAEGGDSMDDGGETANVRVAHLSPDAPNVDVFVDDEAVLEDVPFKAVSDYLELPAGTYNVKVALAGEGADAAVLDEDLDVPAADLTVAAVGEVADENQSLELAVLEDDNSDPGEDTARVRAVHASPDAPAVDVVVAETGDALFEGVEFGDAAYAEVPAGEYRLCIYPAGEREEAVLGADVEAMGGTVASAFATGYVMPEEAPADEAFDIVLAVDSDGEN, from the coding sequence ATGCCACAACGATCGGGTATCTCACGGCGGCGGTTCGTACAGCTCGGGGGCGGCGTCGCGGTCGTCGGCCTCGCCGGAGGATTTGCGAGCGCGGACAACCACAGCGACGATCAGGCGGAGGGCGGCGACTCGATGGACGACGGCGGGGAGACCGCCAACGTCCGGGTGGCCCACCTCTCGCCGGACGCCCCGAACGTCGACGTCTTCGTCGACGACGAGGCGGTACTGGAGGACGTTCCCTTCAAGGCCGTTAGCGACTACCTCGAACTCCCCGCCGGCACCTACAACGTGAAGGTCGCACTCGCCGGCGAGGGCGCCGACGCGGCGGTGCTGGACGAGGATCTGGACGTTCCAGCGGCCGACCTGACGGTCGCGGCTGTCGGCGAGGTCGCAGACGAGAACCAGTCCCTCGAACTCGCGGTACTGGAGGACGACAACAGCGATCCGGGCGAGGACACGGCCCGCGTGCGCGCGGTCCACGCCTCGCCGGACGCCCCCGCGGTCGACGTCGTGGTGGCCGAGACCGGTGACGCCCTCTTCGAGGGCGTCGAGTTCGGCGATGCGGCCTACGCGGAGGTGCCCGCCGGGGAGTACCGCCTGTGTATCTACCCCGCCGGCGAGCGCGAGGAGGCCGTGCTGGGTGCAGACGTCGAGGCGATGGGCGGGACCGTCGCCTCCGCGTTCGCGACGGGCTACGTCATGCCCGAGGAGGCTCCCGCAGACGAGGCGTTCGACATCGTTCTCGCCGTCGATTCCGACGGCGAGAACTGA
- a CDS encoding bacterio-opsin activator domain-containing protein produces MSDDGLIERAIDEAPIGITIADATREDDPLIYINDAFERLTGYPPEETLGTNCRFLQGERTAAEPVATMREAIEAEEPTSVELRNYRKDGTEFWNKVDIAPIHEDGDVTHFVGFQTDVTARKRAEREVKRRVREVERERRKLQDVLDRIEGLLEDITRTLVGATTREGIERAVCDRLVAEGVYDAAWIGERDPTTEEIVPETWAGALDPAASALPTDRREDPAACALVSGDARFVAGEDVPAWHETVREQETRAMAALPLISGETVYGVLVVYAARPDAFDDHERVVLESIGRAIANACNTLESRRILTADSAAQLTFDLGSEDLFFVSLSARTGCRFEYEGSATDGDSLLFFTVEGLDPTAILDLAADYESVTETTVLTANDTTGLVEFRLSGISLVTKLANRGVRIRSMHADRGSGRLGLVVPGGVNPRSVVELITESCPNATLVASREYNRPPQTDDEYRLSVEGELTDRQRLALRKTYVSGYFDPDRRISGQEIAASMGISRSTFHQHLRAAHRKLLGEFFDRELPD; encoded by the coding sequence ATGAGCGACGACGGGCTGATCGAGCGGGCCATCGACGAGGCGCCGATCGGGATTACGATCGCGGACGCCACGCGGGAGGACGACCCGCTGATCTACATCAACGACGCCTTCGAGCGGCTCACGGGCTATCCACCCGAGGAGACCCTCGGCACCAACTGTCGATTCCTGCAGGGAGAGCGGACCGCGGCCGAACCCGTCGCGACAATGCGCGAGGCGATCGAGGCCGAGGAACCGACCTCCGTCGAACTGCGCAACTACCGCAAGGACGGCACCGAGTTCTGGAACAAGGTCGACATCGCCCCCATCCACGAGGACGGCGACGTGACCCACTTCGTCGGCTTTCAGACCGACGTGACGGCGCGAAAGCGCGCCGAGCGCGAGGTCAAACGCCGGGTCCGGGAGGTCGAACGCGAGCGGCGCAAACTCCAGGACGTGCTCGATCGCATCGAGGGCCTGCTGGAAGACATCACCCGAACCCTCGTCGGCGCGACCACCCGGGAGGGGATCGAGCGGGCCGTCTGTGACAGGCTGGTCGCGGAGGGAGTCTACGACGCCGCCTGGATCGGGGAGCGCGACCCGACCACCGAGGAGATCGTCCCCGAGACGTGGGCAGGGGCGCTCGACCCTGCCGCGAGCGCGCTCCCGACCGACCGCCGGGAGGATCCCGCCGCGTGCGCGCTTGTGAGCGGGGACGCTCGGTTCGTCGCCGGCGAGGACGTCCCGGCGTGGCACGAAACCGTCAGAGAGCAGGAGACGCGGGCGATGGCCGCGCTGCCGCTGATTTCGGGCGAGACGGTCTACGGGGTATTGGTCGTCTACGCCGCCCGCCCCGACGCGTTCGACGACCACGAGCGGGTGGTCTTGGAGTCGATCGGACGGGCCATCGCCAACGCCTGTAACACCCTCGAGAGCCGGCGGATCCTGACCGCCGACAGCGCCGCCCAACTGACGTTCGACTTGGGGAGCGAGGACCTGTTTTTCGTCTCGCTGTCGGCCCGGACGGGCTGTCGCTTCGAGTACGAGGGATCGGCCACCGACGGCGACTCGCTGCTGTTTTTCACCGTCGAGGGGCTCGATCCGACCGCGATCCTCGACCTGGCTGCCGACTACGAGTCGGTCACGGAGACGACCGTATTGACCGCAAACGACACCACCGGCCTCGTCGAGTTCCGGCTGTCGGGCATCTCGCTGGTGACGAAACTGGCAAACAGGGGCGTGCGCATCCGGTCGATGCACGCCGACCGGGGGTCGGGCCGTCTCGGACTCGTCGTCCCCGGGGGCGTGAACCCGCGCTCGGTCGTCGAACTGATCACCGAGTCGTGTCCGAACGCGACGCTCGTCGCCTCCCGGGAGTACAACCGCCCGCCCCAGACCGACGACGAGTACCGCCTCTCCGTGGAGGGCGAACTCACCGACAGACAACGCCTCGCGCTCAGGAAGACCTACGTCAGCGGCTACTTCGATCCCGATCGACGGATCTCGGGCCAGGAGATCGCCGCTTCGATGGGCATCAGCCGCTCGACGTTCCATCAACACCTCCGGGCGGCCCACCGGAAGCTGCTGGGGGAGTTCTTCGATCGGGAGTTACCCGACTAG
- a CDS encoding sensor histidine kinase has protein sequence MYEEAFRSIDAPALITDTNMLIRDVNEAGLSFTGYEYEEFVGRSATIVAGDEDTYAEIVETVLEGKAWSGDFELRTKTDEGVFGRGSVAPIVLDGETRGYLAIFIDTTKQRRYENTAEVLNRLLRHDLRNELNIAYGNLQNAHSRIGDDEIGAYLERVDEALTRLIAKSERAHSLGELLEDSYEAENHLVRLDYVLHEAMVETIDSFEDAQFRFEEFPPIRVVADHLLTTVFTVVLENAVVHNDAPTPVAEIEIEDHEDDVIVRIVDNGPGIAEGEVDLIFGREEQDQLHHGSGISLFFADNVIKSYNGDIGVDTDREEGAAFEIRLKKSSDG, from the coding sequence ATGTACGAGGAGGCGTTCCGAAGCATCGACGCTCCGGCGCTGATCACCGACACGAACATGCTCATCAGGGACGTCAACGAGGCGGGGCTCTCGTTTACGGGCTACGAGTACGAGGAGTTCGTCGGACGGTCCGCGACGATCGTCGCGGGCGACGAGGACACCTATGCCGAGATCGTCGAGACCGTCCTCGAGGGCAAGGCCTGGAGCGGGGACTTCGAACTCCGGACGAAGACGGACGAGGGGGTCTTCGGACGCGGGTCGGTCGCGCCGATCGTCCTCGACGGGGAGACCCGCGGGTACCTGGCGATCTTCATCGACACGACCAAACAGCGACGCTACGAGAACACCGCCGAGGTTCTCAACCGCCTCCTGCGACACGACCTGCGAAACGAACTGAACATCGCCTACGGGAACCTCCAGAACGCCCATTCGCGGATCGGCGACGACGAGATCGGTGCCTACCTCGAACGGGTCGACGAGGCGCTGACCCGCCTCATCGCGAAAAGCGAGCGCGCCCACAGCCTCGGCGAACTCCTCGAGGACAGCTACGAGGCCGAGAACCACCTCGTCCGGCTCGACTACGTGCTCCACGAGGCGATGGTCGAGACCATCGACTCCTTCGAGGACGCGCAGTTCCGCTTCGAGGAGTTCCCCCCGATCCGGGTCGTCGCCGATCACCTCCTCACGACCGTCTTTACCGTCGTCCTCGAGAACGCCGTGGTCCACAACGACGCGCCGACTCCGGTGGCCGAAATCGAGATCGAGGACCATGAGGACGACGTAATCGTGCGCATCGTCGACAACGGTCCGGGTATCGCGGAGGGGGAGGTGGACCTGATCTTCGGACGGGAGGAACAGGACCAGCTCCACCACGGCAGCGGGATCAGCCTCTTTTTCGCCGACAACGTGATCAAGAGCTACAACGGCGACATCGGGGTCGACACCGACAGGGAGGAGGGTGCGGCCTTCGAGATCAGGCTGAAGAAGTCGTCCGACGGCTGA